Proteins from a single region of Melanotaenia boesemani isolate fMelBoe1 chromosome 3, fMelBoe1.pri, whole genome shotgun sequence:
- the LOC121637004 gene encoding N-acetyllactosaminide alpha-1,3-galactosyltransferase-like, protein MGCIQRTRSVLKSLLFFPLLLCIAYFKVPFVQFFVGLLPMDRCSLESANLLNLDNSADATLDIGCRRDVQTCTHWKAPIIWEGMFDPERYDQVHKKEGSSIALTVFAVGRYVDAYLETFLKSSERHFMLGLPVSYYVFTDTPEKVPNIKIGPQRSLKVIKVKKHSRWQDISMMRMKSISDVIESDIRHHSTHVFCFDVDQEFTGRFGSEVLGESVALLHAYFYHLPKNWYGYDHNPKSKAFMESGDFYYHAAIFGGTWKSVKALTEFCYKNIMEDKQNNVEAIWHDESHLNKYLWLHKPTRILSPEYCWDTNIGYRMDISVYRLLWAPKHYDRLRKP, encoded by the exons ATGGG ATGCATTCAGAGGACAAGGAGCGTTTTGaaatctttgcttttctttccacTTCTTCTCTGCATTGCGTACTTCAAGGTTCCATTTGTGCA ATTTTTTGTAGGTCTCCTACCAATGGACAGGTGTTCCTTGGAAAGTGCAAATTTGTTGAACCTGGACAACAGTGCTGATGCAACACTTGATATTGG GTGTAGACGTGATGTGCAAACATGTACACATTGGAAAGCTCCTATCATCTGGGAGGGGATGTTTGATCCTGAGCGCTACGACCAAGTGCACAAAAAAGAAGGATCCTCCATCGCTCTGACTGTGTTTGCAGTTGGCAG ATATGTGGACGCTTACCTGGAGACCTTCCTGAAGTCATCAGAGCGTCACTTCATGTTGGGTTTACCTGTGTCATACTATGTGTTTACGGACACACCTGAGAAGGTGCCAAACATCAAAATTGGCCCTCAACGAAGCCTGAAAGTAATCAAAGTGAAAAAGCACAGCAGGTGGCAGGACATCTCTATGATGCGAATGAAGTCTATATCAGATGTCATAGAGTCAGATATTCGCCACCACTCCAcgcatgttttctgttttgatgtcgATCAGGAGTTTACTGGAAGATTTGGCTCCGAGGTTCTGGGAGAGTCCGTCGCTCTGCTTCATGCCTATTTCTACCACCTTCCAAAGAACTGGTATGGCTACGATCACAACCCAAAATCCAAGGCATTCATGGAATCTGGGGACTTTTACTATCATGCTGCCATCTTTGGAGGAACCTGGAAAAGTGTAAAGGCCTTGACTGAGTTTTGCTACAAAAACATCATggaagataaacaaaataatgtgGAAGCTATATGGCATGACGAGAGCCACCTAAACAAATATCTTTGGCTTCACAAACCAACAAGGATTCTTTCTCCTGAATACTGCTGGGACACAAACATTGGCTACAGAATGGACATTAGTGTCTACAGACTGCTATGGGCACCCAAACACTATGATAGACTACGAAAACCGTAG